The following coding sequences are from one Gossypium raimondii isolate GPD5lz chromosome 4, ASM2569854v1, whole genome shotgun sequence window:
- the LOC105778823 gene encoding exocyst complex component EXO70B1, with protein MEKDDSSILEIVDENEKASKPAGFNLDQTLEEVDQFIQKLVPGENKFVKCIDPLQELVDSRIAFYEQKEPAAKFGLNIDEDNSFFEAVRRLSLIVNNLDEFPSDLAAISCLNRASSAHFRAMLLFECELRALLDNPKRTADPNFDPKSPNTDGSQGSSKSEDEFPYFSSQSIHVMNQISTAMILAGYEAECCTVYGGLRLKALDVEFSKQCYENINVEDIQKMSWESLEGEINNWIHIMKFCTTNLFPAERNLCDSVFSDNRLTAQRLFCDLATSLSIRLLNFPNALVWPRRYSTEKLFKFLDIYEMLQDLANLNIGNDSSAEEFMSETSMAQSRIGGAVMSIFSQIESSIKNDNAGRTPVAGGAVHPLTRYTMNYLKYACEYKDTLEQVFQNQDKVQGSPRQKVVEQESKDVTEDDDRCPPLSPFALKLMMVIDLLDANIEMKSKLYRNPALRLVFLMNNGRYILQKIKESAEIYEMMGPYWSRKRTSELRRYHKTYQRETWSNVLQCISHEGVQVNGKVSKPILKERFKNFNTIFDEILKTQSSWIVSDGKLRSELRVSISSVVIPAYRSFLGRFKSYLDNNKQAGKYIKYQPEDIEELIEQLFEGNTASMAPRR; from the coding sequence ATGGAGAAGGACGATAGTTCCATTTTGGAGATTGTTGATGAGAATGAAAAAGCATCGAAACCGGCTGGTTTTAACCTAGATCAGACCCTGGAAGAGGTTGACCAATTCATCCAAAAGTTGGTTCCTGGTGAGAATAAATTTGTCAAGTGTATTGACCCATTGCAGGAGCTGGTTGATTCCAGGATTGCCTTCTATGAACAGAAGGAACCCGCTGCCAAGTTTGGCCTAAATATCGACGAAGACAACTCTTTTTTCGAAGCTGTGAGGCGTCTTTCCTTGATTGTAAATAATCTTGATGAATTCCCATCTGATTTAGCTGCAATTTCTTGCTTGAATCGAGCTAGCTCTGCTCACTTTCGTGCCATGTTGTTATTCGAATGCGAGTTGCGTGCTCTTCTCGACAATCCTAAACGCACCGCTGATCCGAATTTTGATCCTAAATCTCCCAATACGGATGGATCCCAAGGCAGCTCAAAATCGGAGGATGAGTTCCCGTATTTTTCGTCCCAATCGATCCATGTCATGAACCAAATCTCCACTGCAATGATCCTTGCAGGGTACGAGGCTGAGTGTTGCACTGTTTATGGTGGTCTTAGGCTAAAAGCATTGGATGTTGAGTTTAGCAAGCAATGTTACGAGAACATCAATGTGGAGGATATTCAAAAGATGAGCTGGGAATCGCTCGAAGGAGAGATCAATAATTGGATTCACATTATGAAATTTTGCACCACCAATCTCTTCCCCGCCGAACGCAACCTTTGCGATTCTGTATTTTCAGATAATCGTTTAACAGCTCAAAGATTGTTCTGCGATCTTGCAACATCCTTGAGCATAAGGCTTCTTAATTTTCCAAATGCTTTGGTGTGGCCCAGACGATACTCCACGGAGAAACTATTCAAGTTCTTGGACATATACGAGATGTTGCAAGATTTGGCGAATCTAAATATTGGCAACGACTCATCGGCTGAGGAATTCATGTCTGAGACATCGATGGCTCAAAGTAGGATCGGTGGAGCCGTGATGAGCATTTTCTCTCAGATTGAGAGTTCAATCAAGAATGACAATGCAGGCAGAACCCCAGTGGCAGGCGGTGCAGTTCACCCCTTGACTCGCTACACAATGAATTATCTAAAGTATGCTTGTGAGTACAAGGACACACTAGAGCAAGTATTTCAAAACCAAGACAAGGTGCAGGGATCTCCCAGGCAGAAAGTTGTGGAGCAGGAGTCTAAGGACGTCACTGAAGACGACGACCGGTGCCCCCCACTCTCCCCTTTCGCATTAAAGTTAATGATGGTCATAGATCTGTTAGATGCCAACATCGAGATGAAATCAAAGCTATACAGGAACCCGGCATTACGTTTAGTTTTCTTAATGAATAATGGCAGATACATTCTGCAGAAGATTAAGGAGTCAGCTGAGATCTATGAAATGATGGGTCCTTATTGGTCGCGGAAACGAACATCCGAGTTAAGGCGGTACCATAAGACGTACCAAAGAGAAACATGGAGCAATGTGTTGCAATGTATTAGCCATGAGGGTGTTCAAGTTAATGGGAAGGTGTCAAAACCTATATTGAAAGAAAGGTTCAAGAACTTCAACACCATATTCGACGAAATCCTCAAGACGCAGAGCAGTTGGATCGTAAGTGACGGAAAGCTTAGATCGGAGCTTAGAGTTTCGATATCATCCGTGGTGATTCCAGCATATAGGTCATTCTTGGGGAGATTCAAGTCATACTTAGATAACAATAAACAAGCAGGGAAATATATAAAGTATCAACCAGAAGACATCGAGGAGTTGATTGAACAACTTTTTGAAGGAAATACGGCATCAATGGCTCCCAGAAGATGA